The DNA window GCACCTCGCGCGGACACGAGCGCACCACGAGACGCATCCAACCGGCGCCGCATCGAAGAGCACCGTCCTCAGCCTCCTCCGCGTCGGCGATGTTCACATGGCGCGCGGCGACCTCGACCAAGCCCTTGCCGCCTACGGCGAGAGCTTCGGCCTCGCCTCGGATGCATACGGGCCATCAACTCCTTTCTCGTCGCCCTGCGATGCTGCCACCGAGCGGAGCGCGCCGTCACGGAAGTTGGCACCCGTGCAACGATGAGGAAGGGCGCATCCCCGATGGCCAACCGCCTGGTTTGCCTTGCCCTCATCGACCCCCGCCGGCGCCGGCGCCCGCCAACCTCACCAGCCACTCCTCCAGGAGCACCCGCTCCCCCTTCGAGAGCACCTCTTCGCCATCCGCCAGTGCCGCTTGCAACGCGATCGCCCTCGCCGCGATCCCCTCGCCCCGAGGCGACGGTGACGCCTCCCCCTCCACGAGGATCGCGCCGAGCACCGACTCCCGCATCACCTCGGACAGGCGCAGATCCCGCTCCTTCGCTGGCGTCTCGATGAGCGCCAGCGTCACCCCGCTCCCGCCCGCGTGGATCAACTGGACCGCGAACGGCACGCTCACCCGGAGACGCCCCGCCTTCGCCACCCGCTCGACGAGCGCACGCAGCACAGCGAGCCCATCCCGCATGGCCGACGCCGCGCCTTCCCCTTCCCTGTCCTCCTCCCCTTCGCCCTCTCCCCTCTCCTCCCCCGCGTCGAGACCGTAGAGCAGCGTGTAGGCCGCTGGGTTCGCCAGACCGAACGCCACGTGCATATCCCAGCCACGGCGGAGATCCTCGACCGCATCGGCCCCGGGCGCCCGCGCCGCCTTCTGGGCCACGTACCGCGCCAGCACCTCGCGCGCTGCCGCCAGGCGGAGCGCGTGCATGTCGCCGAAGTGCCGGTAGATCGTCGGGGCCTGGACGTTCGCGGCCGCGCTCACCGCGCGCGTCGACACCGCCTCACGCCCGCCCTCACGCAGGAGTTCGGCTGCCGCGCGCACGATCTTCCGCCGCACATCCGTCGTTCGATCGCTCATGTTATCAACGATAACAAAACATGGTTACCACCGATACCACGAAGGTGCTAGCGTCACGCCGTTCGCCGAGAAGGAGGCAGTTCATGATCATCGTGACGGGAGCGACAGGGAAACTCGGGCGCCAGATCGTCGAGAAACTCATCGAGCGCGTACCGCCGAGCCACGTCGGCGCGAGCGTCCGCGATCCCGCACAGGCCAGCGACCTCCTCGCGCGCGGCGTCCGCGTCCGGCGTGGCGACTTCGCCGAGCCGAGCAGCCTCGCCCACGCCTTCGAGGGCGTGACGCAGCTCCTCCTCGTCTCCTCGAACGCACGCGCCCAGGGCGGTGACACCCTCGCGCAGCACCGCGCAGCGATCGAGGCCGCGCGCACGGCCGGCGCGCGACGCATCCTCTACACCAGCCACATGGGCGTGAGCGCGACGTCCGAGTTTCCCCCGATGCACGATCACGCCGCGACCGAGGCCCTGCTCGCGGAGAGCGGCCTCGCCTGGACGTCTCTTCGCAACGGCTTCTACGCCGCGAGCGGGCTCGCGCTCCTCTCCGACGCGTTCACGAAGGCCTCGTTCGAAGCCCCGCGTGACGGCAAAGTCTCCTGGACGGCCCACGCCGATCTCGCCGAGGCCGCCGCCATCGTGCTCACCGAGGAAGGCCGCCACGACGGCCCCACCCCTCCGCTCACGGCCGCTCAGGCGCTCGATCTCGCCGACCTCGCCGACATCGCTTCGAGCCTCCTCGGCCGCCCCGTGCAGCGCGACGTCATCGAAGACGACACGCTACGCGCGACGCTCGCGGCTCGAAGCGCCCCCGCGAACCTCGCCGACATCGCGCTCGGCCTCTACCGCGCGAGCCGCCGCGGCGAGTTCGCCACGGTGGATCCCACCCTTGAGCGCTGGCTCGGCCGTCCCCCGATGACGATGCGGGACGTGCTCACGCAGGAGCTGGCCGCGCGGAAAGCGTAGCCGAGCGCTTCACGACCCCACCCGCCAGCGCGGCCGCCAGGCCCAGCGCTTCGAGGTCCTGAAGGGCATCACGCTCTCGACGGACGTCGACGGCTGCACCGACGACGAACGCCACCGCCTTCGACCCTCCGCCATCCAGGACCGAACCGAGCGACGTCACCGACCACGGTGTCCCGGCATCCTGGCGATGTCCGACCTTCCACCACGTTACCCTGCATGGGGCGGTTCCAGCTCCGTGTCCTGACCCACGACATCCACCCGCCGTCTCTCGAAAGGCCTCTCCGAATTCGGTCGAGGACGGTGAGATCAGGGTTCCTGCACGTCACGGTCGGCATCCATCGGGCCCGATCCAGGGGTCCAGCACACCAAGTTCGGCCTTTCTGACGATCAACGTAGAGGTCCGGGGACCTCTCGGTAGAGGTCCGAGAACCTCTCGCAGGAGCTTCGAGACCCTCCTGCAGGAACCTCCACACCCTCCTGCAGGAGCTTCGAGACCCTCCTGCAGGAGCTTCGACACCCTCCTGCAGGAACCCCGACACCCTCCTGCAGGAACCCCGACCCCCTCCTGCAGGAACCCCGACACCCTCCTGCAGGAACCCCGACACCCTCCTGCAGGAACCCCGACACCCTCCTGCAAGAGCTTCGAGACCCTCCTGCAGGAACCTCCACACCCTCCTGCAGGAGCTTCGAGACCCTCCTGCAGGAACCTCCACACCCTCCTGCAGGAGCTTCCACCCCCTCCTGCAGGAGCTTCGAGACCCTCCTGCAGGAACCTCCACACCCTCCTGCAGGAACCTCCACACCCTCCTGCAGGAGCTTCCACACCCTCCTGCAGGAACCTCCACACCCTCCTGCAGGAGCTTCCACACCCTCCTGCAGGAGCTTCGAGACCTTCCTGCAGGAACCTCCACAGCCTCCTGCAGGAGCTTCCACACCCTCTCCCAGTCGCTTCGGAACCTTCCTGATAGCGGCTCCGGGACCTCTTCATGGAGACCTTGGGTCCTCTCGCTCGACAGGCTCGGGCCCCACGCTCAGCAACACTGGCCCCCCTCGGGAGAGGCTCCGGGAGCTCTTCATCGAAGCTCCAGAGACGCTCGCTCGAACGTCGACCCGCCTCTCCGAAGGCGCGATACCTCGCCCGGCAGCATCCGGACGTCCTCGCCCCCGACGCGCGGAAATCCAGCGCGCAGACAGCGTTCTACTGGCAGGCGTTCACACGCACCACCTCGATCTCGTCCTGCGTCTCCCAGGCCCAGCCCACCGAGCCGTCCGGGAATGTCTTCAGGTCCTGTATCCGCTGCATCTGCGCATCGCTTGGCGTTGGCCCCTCGTGGACGGTCCCCATGCCGAGGTACCACAGGAGCGGGTGACGCCACGCGACGCCATTCCCCCCAGACGGGCCAGATTTCCTTCACCAGCATCACTTCATCGAAAAAGAAGCTCGTGCGTTCGGCCTCGCGCATTGCACGCACATTCCATGGGCAATGCGTCGTCAATCGCCTTGACGTGGCGTGACGTAGATCGCTCCGATATGCGGAAGTGAGATCCTTCTGGCTCCTGGTCGTCCTCGGGTGGCTCGTCGCCCTGGGGAGCTGCGGCCGTGCTGACGAGAAAAGAAAAGGCTGTCCCGGTCCGTGCTGCGACGAAGCGTGCGCGCCCTGCACCGGGGACGCTTGTCCTTCCGGGCCCGCGCTCGGCTGGAGGGCGCCGCTGTGGCTCTGGTGGGGCGACACGAGCGAGTCTGCGCCCGAGTGCCCCGACGAGGCTCCTGCGGTGGTCTTCGAGGGCTTCGACGGCCTCTCCTCGGAGCAGCGCTGCCCGTCGTGCAGCTGCACGAGACCCACGTGCGTGATGTCGCCGGGCGTGCTCGCGTGGGAGGACTTCGCGTGCACGCCGGTCGAAGGGGCGGAACCTCGGGTCATCCCGTACCTGCCCCCCGCCGGATGGGATGGAGCGTGCATCTCGATGCCGACGATCCCGAAGGAACGGATCGAGTGGGTCGAGTTCCTCAGCACCACCGTCACCCCGTGTCAGCCCGTCACCGGATCCATGCCCGTGCTCGCCGAGACCCGCTGGGCGACCCACGCCCGCGCGTGCAGCCCGCACACGCAGGACGGGTCGAGCGAGCAGGGCTCGCAGCGGGAGCAGGGCGCAGAAGGCGCGGAGCCGCGGTCTTTGCGTGAGCCGGCGCCGCAAGGCCCAGAGCAACCCGCGCAGAGCGGGCAAGGCGCGCGGTACGAGCAGGGGATGCCAGGCGCGAAGCAGGACCCCCTCGGCGTGGATCCTGCGGCCGCTGGGTTCACCGCGTGCGTGTGGCGTGAGGGTGAGCAGCCCGCGTGCCCCGAGGCGTATCCGGAGCGCAAGCTGTTCTACCAGGGTGTCGACAGCTCGCTCGACTGCGCACCGTGCGCCTGTGGCGATCCCGTCGGGAGCAACTGCGTCGCGTACGTGGCCGCGTTCCCCAAGCCGAACTGCCAGCTTCCGGAGGACGACACGGGCTGCGCCGTGGACCTCGATCACTCGCCTTGCTCGAGCTGGTGGCGGCACCTGGCCCTCGGCAGCTTGCGCGGCGACTGGCGCGAGCGAGAGCCAGGGACCTGTCCGGCCTCGGGGGGCGAGCCGGTGGGACGGGCCGCCGCGGTCGACCCGATCACGTTCTGCTGTGCGCGATCGGAGGTCGGGCCATGAAATCGGGTAAGGTGACCGGGTCCCATGACCCCTTCCGCCCCCAGGCTCCTGCGAGGCGCGACCGCCACCGCGCTGCTCTCCACCCTGTTCTTCGCGGCCTGTCGTCTGGGGCGAGTGGACGTCTACACCTGCGACGACCCGTGCACGACATGCGAGGATCCCTGCGATCCGTGCTCGCGCGGGGAGTGCGTGCCGGAGCCTTCGCTGGGCTGGGAGGGGCCGGTCTTGCTGTGGACGGGGACCCACGAAGCGGACGCGCCCGCGTGTCCCTCGCAGGCGCCGGCGAAGGTGTACGAGGGGCACGATGGCTTCCGCACCACGAGCGGGTGCGCTCCGTGTCAGTGCGAGCCAGCCCGCTGCGAGGCGCCGGCCGAGGTGGCGGTGAGCTCCGAGGCGGCCTGCGGGGCGGGTGGGATCCTGGAGGGGGCGCAGCCCGTGTCCCTGCCCGACGGCTGGAGCGGTGCCTGTCTGGGGGTGCCGGCGATCCCGCAGGAGACGTTCGACACCTTCGGGAGCACGTCGTCCCGCGTCGGCGCGTGCATGCCGACCACGATCCCCACCCCGAAATCGGGCTCCTTCGCCTGGGACTTCTTCGCCCGCGCTTGCGCCCGGGTGGAGGCGCCGGTGGCGTGCCTCGATCCGAGCTTGCACTGCGCGCCACGCTCGGAGGGGGACTTCCGGCAGTGCGTGTTCACGCGCGGGGACGAGACGACGTGCCCCGAGGGCTACCCGAAGCGGCGGGTGTTCTTCGGCGGCGTCGAAGGCGATCTCGGCTGCACGCCCTGCACGTGCAGCGCCCCCGAGGGCGGCACCTGCGTGGCCCGCGTGTCGGCCTTCCGCGACGCGAGCTGCACGCAGGCCATCGCCCAGGCCGTGGTCGACGTCGATCAGCCGGGGTGTACCGACGACGTGTTACCTGGCGATCTGCGAGGCGTCGCGGTGTCCTGGCCGGTGCACGAGCCGGCGCACTGCACGCCCGACGGCGGCAAGCCGACCGGGAGAGTCACCCCCGCCAGCCCGTCGACGTTCTGCTGCACGCAGTGAGCGGTGGGCGGGGTTGGCTGGCCCGAGCGAGCGCAACAGAAGTGGTGGGGGCTGCCGACGGGCGGCTCGCGGGGATGAAGGATGAGGGCTCGCGCCGCAACCACGGCGACGGGCACGCTGCCTCGCCAGGGGCGAGGAATGCCTTCAGCAGCCCCGTGGCAAGGGACCGAAATGACGCCGCGGCCTGGCGATCTTGTCGTGCTGGAGCAACTGCTCGACGGCGGCGAGCAGAACCTCCGCGTGGTCCTTGCCGCTCCAGGCGGCCCGGGCATCCGATCGCGGGGTGACGATCGGGAAGGCAGGGTCGCTCCCGTCGAGGAGGCAGAAGAAGAGAAGGAGTTTGTGCAGGTTGCCGGTGACGGTGACCCCCTTCAGGTCGACGAGGTCCCTGGGCGATAGCTGCCCGATCATCAGCTGGTCGAGCGTGTCCCGAGGGAGCGAGATGGTGACGTCACGGCTGGCGTCCTGCTTGCCAGAGACATAGCTCAGGGCGCCGTTCGAGAGCCGGACGACATAGGTCTCCCCCGTATCGCTGATGATCCAGTTCATGACGATGGACGTCTTGCCTGCGGCAGGCCCGATGACGAGCGTCCCGATCGCGTCGAAGATCATGTCGACCGTCATCGCCTCGACGAGGGACGCCGAGGTCTGCGCAGCCCCGACGTCCAGGATGCCATTGCGAAGCTCCTGGGCGCCCATCAGGAAGAAATTCCGCCAGGTCGCGTTCTCGGCCTGGTAGCCCATCTGTTCGAGCATGTCGGCCTGCAGGTTCTTGGCCGCGGTATTCGACGGGTCGGCGTACACCACATGCCGCAAGAGCTCGGCGCCCCACCGGTAGTCCCCTTCCTTGCCGGCTTTCTCGGCCGCCCGGATCACGGCGTCGGCGCCGCCCATCAGCTCGACATACCTGGGCGCTGCGCTCTCGGGGGTCAGCCGGTGCAGGTTCGAGGGATCGCCATCGAACCAGCCGAGGTACTTGTCGTAGACGGCCTTGGTGTTGTGGCTCGTCGAACCGTAATAGCCGCGGCACGACCAGTCGGTTGCCAGGTCGGTGGGCATCTCGAACACCTCGGCGATCTCGATCCCGGTGTAGCCCTTGTTCAACATCCGCAGGGTCTGGTCGTTGAGGTAGCGGTACATGTCCCGCTGCCGTCCGAGGAAGCTCGCGATGTTCTCCTGTCCCCAGATGGGCCAGTGGTGGGAGGCGAACATGACCTGCGCTCTTTTTCCGAACAGCTCGAGCGCCTCGCCCAGGTATTTCGACCAGGCCAGGGCGTCGCGCACGTTCGCCCCGCGCAAGGTCTGGATGTTGTGCATGTTGTGGGTGGCGTTCTCGGCTGCGCAGAAGGCCTTGTACTTCTCGAAGAAGAAGTCCATCTCCGCGGGCGCCTCGGAGCCCGGCGTCATGTGGAAGGTGACGATCAGCCCCGCGATGGTTTCCTGCTGACCCGTGGAGGTGATCAGGACATCCGGTGCCCGCAGGGACACCTGGCCGGTGCTCTGCCCTTTGCCCAGGCCCGTGTCCACCTGCCCCTGGTCGTCCTGCTGCAGAAACGGGCCGTACATGTACTGCGCCCGGCGCCCCATCGCACAGCCGGCATAGACGTTCTCACTGACGGCATGCTCCAGAAACCCCTCGGGCGCATAGATGGTGACGGCTTTCTTCTTCGCCTCGTCCTCCGGCATGATCCCATCCACGCCACCGAAATGATCGACGTGGCTATGGGTGTAGATGACGGCCGTCACATCCAGTTTGGCCGTCTCGGGACGATTGTCCCGGTAGAGTTGCAACGCACTCCTCGCGCACTCGACCGAGATCAAGGGATCGATGATGATGAGCCCCGTCGTGCCTTCGACGATCGTCATGTTCGACATGTCGAAGGCGCGCGCCTGATAGATGCCATCACAGACCTTGAAGAGGCCGTTGATGGTATTGAGCTTGGCCTGGCGCCACAGGCTCGGATTGACGGTGGGCGGCGCCGCCGCATTCGCGTTTTCCTGCCCTGAATAGGGCACCAGGGACCACACGGTGCGGCCCTGCTCGTTCTTGATGGTGAGATCCTGCCAGGTGGCCACGAATCCCTTCTGAGCGTCGTCGAACGACTGCGTGTCTTCGAAATTCAGGCCCGCCGCCATTTGCAGGTTGGCGTCGATCGTGAAGCTGGAGGCGTCTTTGCGTTCAGTCCCCATGGGTTTCACCTGTTCCTCGTCCGTGGCGTGGGGGTGACAGCGAAAGAGAGCAGGCGCCATCCACACGTAACGTCCGTGAATTCTGCCCTGCCGCCACGACCTGATGATGCCCTGCGCACCTCTGGCGCGGAGCTCCCGGCCAGTCTCCTGGAGACACGGCTGGACGCGGTTGCAGGCCCTCTTCCGCTCACCTCGATCAGCGCTGCCCTGGGCAAACCCGATGCCAGGCCCGATCCCTTCCCGGGAGGTGCCTCGACGACACCATCCAGTCGATTGGTGGCGATTTCGGGCCAATCCCACGAGCGGAATGGCCATGACGGCGCCCGCTCGGGTTGGGTCGGGGTGTACCTGTACCGGTACCTGTAACTGTACGTGTTCCACACCTCGTCGCCGCAGCGCGCCCGCGCGAGCCCTCTCCCCTGGAGGTTTCCGAGGGCTGGCTGTTGCTGATGAGATGACGCAGGCAGGCATCCGCATCGCGTCTCCCATGGCAGGACGGTCGGCTTTGACACGGCGAGGGCCGACGAGGGTATCGTCGGGGGATGCGCCGTTGCTCTCTGTTGCGTACAGGTTCCGGGCTCTCCGTCGCTGCATGGGCCGCGCTCGGGGTCCTCACGGGCTGCGGCGGGGACGAGACGACGGATCCCGTCGGGCAGGTGGCCGAGCTGTCGGCGGGCGAGGTCACGGTGCGGGTGGAGACGGGGACGCGCACGATCACGCTGTCACGCGGCGACGTGACGTTGATGCAATTTCCCGCCGATGGGCTGGAGCTGGGGACGGTGGCCACCGTCGACGACGCGACGAACTACGACCCGTACCGGATGTACGTGCCCAGCGGGCTGTACATGCCGCTCGACGTGGCGTGGCACGCAGTGCACGCGGTCTCGGTGGAGGGCGAGGAGGCCGGCGCGCTGCGGCTGGGGCTGGACTACGGCGCGGGGCTGCGCGCCGGGCTCTCGGTGGAGGCGGCGGATGCCGGTCGGTTCCAGGTGCGGTGGACGCCCGTGGAAGGGTCGCAGGTGGCGTACTTCCGGCTGCGGCCTCGGGTGGATGCAGAGGAAGGGTTCTACGGGCTGGGAGAGACCTTCGACGAGGTGAACCACCGGGGCAAGGTGCGCGCGATGCAGCTCGAACTGCAGGCAGAGCTGGAGAGCGGCTACAACGAGGCGCACGTGCCGGTGCCGCTCTTGATCGGGACGCGGGGGTGGGGGCTGTTCGTGGAATCGCCATTGCCCGGGGTGTTCGCGGTGGCGACGGAGGCGGCGGACCGGGTGGATGCCGCGTTCGGGACCGGGGTGTTTTCAGGGGAAGGGCTCGCATTCCACCTGTTCGGAGAGGCGCATCCGCTGGACGTGACACGCCATTACTACGAGGTGACGGGCTATCCGCGGCTGCCGGCGCGCTGGGCGCTGGGGCCCTGGATCTGGCGGAACGAGAACGACGACCAGGCCCAGGTGATGGACGATCTGGAGACGATCCGGGACCTGGATCTGGCCACGACCGGATACTGGATCGACCGGCCCTATGCGACGGCGGTGAACACGTTCGATTTCGAGGCGGCGCAGTTTCCGGATCCGGAGACGATGATCGCGCGGGCGCACGCGCTGGGAATGCGGATGGCGCTCTGGCACACGCCGTACCTCGACGAGAAGAGCGATGCGACGCGGCTGCTGCGCGAGGAGGCCAGTGCGGGCGGCTTCTGGCCCGAGGTGTCAGGGCTGGTACTGAATGACTGGGGGACGGTCGTGGATCTGACGAATCCCGAGGCGATGGCGTGGTGGCAATCGCTGATCCGTCGGTACACGGACCTGGGCATCGAGGGGTTCAAGCTCGATTACGGGGAAGACATCGTGCCAGGGCTGAATACGGCACGGAATGAGTGGCGCTTCGCCGATGGGAGCGACGAGCGCTCGATGAAGAACCTGTACCAGCGGTTCTATCACCAGGCCTACGCAGAGATGCTGCCGAGCGACGGGGGGTTCTTGCTGTGCCGCGCGGGGATGTACGGCGATCAGGTGAATGGCCCGATCATCTGGCCGGGGGATCTCGATGCCGACTTCAGTCAGCACGAGGATCCGATCGGAGACAAGGGGCGGCTGGCGGTGGGCGGGCTGCCCGCGTCGGTGGTGGCCGGGCTGTCGCTGGGGCCGTCGGGATTCCCGTTCTACGGGGCGGACACGGGGGGTTACCGGCACGGCCCGCCCGACAAGGAGACGTTCACGCGGTGGTTCGAGCAGACGGCCCTGTCGACGGTGATGCAGATCGGGACGGCCACGAGCAATGTGGCCTGGGAGTTCAGCGCGGCGACGGGGTTCGACGAGGAGATGCTGGGCTGGTACCGGACGTACACGCGGCTGCACCTGCGGCTGTTCCCGTACCTGTGGTCGTATGCGACGCGCCTCCTGGAAGACGGGCGGCCGATCCAGCGGGCGCTGGGGCTGGCGCATCCAGAGCTGGGGGTGCATCCGCGCGATACGTACCTGCTGGGGGACGAGCTGCTGGTGGCGCCGGTGGTGACGCGTGGGGCGCGGTCCCGGGAGGTGACGCTGCCCGCAGGGCGGTGGTTCGGCTGGTGGGACGGGGCAGTCCACGAGGGGGGGAAGACGATCACGGTGGAGGCGCCGCTGGGGACGCTGCCGCTGTTCCTGCGCGAGGGGGGGATCGTGCCGCTCTTGCGGCCGACGATCGACACGCTGGCACCGACGAGCGAGCCAGGGCGGGTCGACAGCTACGCGACGTCGGCAGGGCTGCTGTACGCGCGGATGGCGGTCGTACGTGGAAGCGGGCGGGGAACCGAAGGCACGAGCGATGAGGCGGGAGGAGCGGACGGGAGCAGCGCGACGCGGAGCTTCCGGGTGTTCGACGGGGCGGAGCTGGGGCAGGCGCGCGACGAGGAGGGGCTGAAGCTGCGGTGGTCCCCTGGGGCGGAGCTGAAGGAGGGGGCGGTGCTGGAGGTGATGGGGGTCGGCGCGAAGCCGGAGGGGGTGACGCGCGGAGGGGTCGCGGTGGGCGAGGTGGCCGACGAGGCAGCGCTGGAGGGGGTGAGCGAGGGATGGACGTTCGTGGGCCGGGCAGGAGGGACGCTGGTGGTGAAGATGGGCCCGCAGGCGACGGAGATGCGGGTCACGGGGCGGTGACACGCAGGCGCCCCCCGGAGGCTCTCGCGCGGACCGTCAGCTCGCGGGCTCGATGGCCTTCGGGGTGAGATCGCGGATGAGGTCCTTCACGTACTGCACGGCCTCGGCGAGAGGGACGAGCTGGACCTCCTTCGAGGTGCGGAGCTTGACCTCGACCTGCTGGTTGGCGAGGCCCTTGGTGCCGATGGCGAGGCGGATCGGGAGGCCGATGAGGTCGGCGTCCTTGAACTTCACGCCAGGGCGCTCTTCGCGATCGTCGTAGAGGACCTCGATGCCCGCGCTCTCCAGGGCGGCGTAGAGGTCGTCGGCGGCCTTCACGACGGCCGCGTCGGTGGTCTGCAAGGAGAGCAGGGCGACGTGGAAGGGGGCGATGGACATCGGCCAGCAGATGCCGTCGGCGTCGTGGTGCAGCTCGATCGCGGCGGCCATGACGCGCTCGACGCCGATGCCATAGGAGCCCATGACGACAGGGACGACCTCACCGGCAGCGTTGAGCACGGTGGCCTTCATGGCGACGGCGTATCTGGTGCCGAGCTTGAAGATGTGGCCGACCTCGAGGCCCTTGTAGACGGAGAGGACGCCGTCACAGCGGGGGCAGCCTTCGCCGTCGTTCACGGTGCGGAGATCGATGGGCTGGGCGTGGGCGAGGTCGCGCGCGACGTCGACGCCGCGGAGGTGATGGTCGTCCTGGTTGGCGCCGGTGACCATGTCACGACGGCCGACGAGGGAGGGATCGAGGAAGAGAGGGGCGCGGCCAGCGGTGCCGACGCCACCGAGGGAGCCAGGCAGCGCGCCGAGCAAGGTGCGGATCTCTTCCGGGTGCGCGGGGCGAAGATCATCGGCCGCGGTGGCGCTCTGGAGCTTGGCTTCGTTGAGCTGCTGGTCGCCACGGACCACGGCGATGACGGGCTTGCCATCGGCGATGTAGACGAGGGTCTTGAGCTGCCGGTCGGCGGTCACGCCGTAGGGAGGTTTGCCGAGATCCTCGATGGTGCGCACGCCAGGGGTCGGGAACTTCTCGGGGGCGGCGAGGCCAGGGCCGTCGTCGGCAGAGGCGATGCGGCTCGTGGCCTTCTCGGTGTTGGCGGCGTAGCCACATGCAGCGCAGGAGGCGATGTTGTCTTCGCCGGCGTTGGTGCGGACCATGAACTCGGTGGAGGCAGAGCCGCCCATGGATCCCGAGTGCGCTTCGACGGCGACGAACGAGAGGCCGCACCGGGAGAAGATGCGGTGGTAAGCGCGCCGCTGGTCGTCGAAGGAGCGGTCGAGGCCCGCGGCGTCGATGTCGAAGGAGTAGGCGTCCTTCATGGTGAACTGACGGACGCGGAGGAGGCCGGACTTGGGACGGGCTTCGTCGCGGAACTTGGTCTGGATCTGGTACCAGACCTGGGGGAGGTTCCTGTACGAGCGCAGCTCGGCGCGGGCGATCGTGGTGAAGATCTCCTCGTGGGTCATGCCGAGGCAGTAGTCGCCGCCCTTCCGGTCCTTGAGCCGGAACATGTTCGGTCCCATGACCTCCCAGCGGCCTGACTCCTGCCACGGCTCGGCGGGGTGCAACGCCGGGAAGTAGAACTCCTGGGCGCCGATCGCGGCCATCTCCTCGCGGATCACCTGCTCGACCTTGCGGAGCGCACGGAGCGTGAGCGGGAGGTACGAGTAGATGCCGGCGCCGAGCTGACGCACGAAGCCGGCGCGGAGAAGGAGCTGGTGCGACGCGACCTGCGCGTCGGCGGGGACCTCTTTGAGGGTGGGGATGAACGCTTTGCTGCGGCGCATGTCGCCTCCTGATCCCGGCACGCGGCCGGGACGCGTGACGTAAGGCAGCGAGGTGCGCGCGGCAATCGCTCGCTCGGACGAGGAGATGCGCCGAGGGCAGGCGCTGATGCCGACGACGCGCTGGCCTTCGACGAACCGCCGTC is part of the Chondromyces crocatus genome and encodes:
- a CDS encoding proline--tRNA ligase, producing the protein MRRSKAFIPTLKEVPADAQVASHQLLLRAGFVRQLGAGIYSYLPLTLRALRKVEQVIREEMAAIGAQEFYFPALHPAEPWQESGRWEVMGPNMFRLKDRKGGDYCLGMTHEEIFTTIARAELRSYRNLPQVWYQIQTKFRDEARPKSGLLRVRQFTMKDAYSFDIDAAGLDRSFDDQRRAYHRIFSRCGLSFVAVEAHSGSMGGSASTEFMVRTNAGEDNIASCAACGYAANTEKATSRIASADDGPGLAAPEKFPTPGVRTIEDLGKPPYGVTADRQLKTLVYIADGKPVIAVVRGDQQLNEAKLQSATAADDLRPAHPEEIRTLLGALPGSLGGVGTAGRAPLFLDPSLVGRRDMVTGANQDDHHLRGVDVARDLAHAQPIDLRTVNDGEGCPRCDGVLSVYKGLEVGHIFKLGTRYAVAMKATVLNAAGEVVPVVMGSYGIGVERVMAAAIELHHDADGICWPMSIAPFHVALLSLQTTDAAVVKAADDLYAALESAGIEVLYDDREERPGVKFKDADLIGLPIRLAIGTKGLANQQVEVKLRTSKEVQLVPLAEAVQYVKDLIRDLTPKAIEPAS
- a CDS encoding alkyl/aryl-sulfatase — its product is MGTERKDASSFTIDANLQMAAGLNFEDTQSFDDAQKGFVATWQDLTIKNEQGRTVWSLVPYSGQENANAAAPPTVNPSLWRQAKLNTINGLFKVCDGIYQARAFDMSNMTIVEGTTGLIIIDPLISVECARSALQLYRDNRPETAKLDVTAVIYTHSHVDHFGGVDGIMPEDEAKKKAVTIYAPEGFLEHAVSENVYAGCAMGRRAQYMYGPFLQQDDQGQVDTGLGKGQSTGQVSLRAPDVLITSTGQQETIAGLIVTFHMTPGSEAPAEMDFFFEKYKAFCAAENATHNMHNIQTLRGANVRDALAWSKYLGEALELFGKRAQVMFASHHWPIWGQENIASFLGRQRDMYRYLNDQTLRMLNKGYTGIEIAEVFEMPTDLATDWSCRGYYGSTSHNTKAVYDKYLGWFDGDPSNLHRLTPESAAPRYVELMGGADAVIRAAEKAGKEGDYRWGAELLRHVVYADPSNTAAKNLQADMLEQMGYQAENATWRNFFLMGAQELRNGILDVGAAQTSASLVEAMTVDMIFDAIGTLVIGPAAGKTSIVMNWIISDTGETYVVRLSNGALSYVSGKQDASRDVTISLPRDTLDQLMIGQLSPRDLVDLKGVTVTGNLHKLLLFFCLLDGSDPAFPIVTPRSDARAAWSGKDHAEVLLAAVEQLLQHDKIARPRRHFGPLPRGC
- a CDS encoding NAD(P)H-binding protein; its protein translation is MIIVTGATGKLGRQIVEKLIERVPPSHVGASVRDPAQASDLLARGVRVRRGDFAEPSSLAHAFEGVTQLLLVSSNARAQGGDTLAQHRAAIEAARTAGARRILYTSHMGVSATSEFPPMHDHAATEALLAESGLAWTSLRNGFYAASGLALLSDAFTKASFEAPRDGKVSWTAHADLAEAAAIVLTEEGRHDGPTPPLTAAQALDLADLADIASSLLGRPVQRDVIEDDTLRATLAARSAPANLADIALGLYRASRRGEFATVDPTLERWLGRPPMTMRDVLTQELAARKA
- a CDS encoding TetR/AcrR family transcriptional regulator, coding for MSDRTTDVRRKIVRAAAELLREGGREAVSTRAVSAAANVQAPTIYRHFGDMHALRLAAAREVLARYVAQKAARAPGADAVEDLRRGWDMHVAFGLANPAAYTLLYGLDAGEERGEGEGEEDREGEGAASAMRDGLAVLRALVERVAKAGRLRVSVPFAVQLIHAGGSGVTLALIETPAKERDLRLSEVMRESVLGAILVEGEASPSPRGEGIAARAIALQAALADGEEVLSKGERVLLEEWLVRLAGAGAGGGR
- a CDS encoding TIM-barrel domain-containing protein yields the protein MRRCSLLRTGSGLSVAAWAALGVLTGCGGDETTDPVGQVAELSAGEVTVRVETGTRTITLSRGDVTLMQFPADGLELGTVATVDDATNYDPYRMYVPSGLYMPLDVAWHAVHAVSVEGEEAGALRLGLDYGAGLRAGLSVEAADAGRFQVRWTPVEGSQVAYFRLRPRVDAEEGFYGLGETFDEVNHRGKVRAMQLELQAELESGYNEAHVPVPLLIGTRGWGLFVESPLPGVFAVATEAADRVDAAFGTGVFSGEGLAFHLFGEAHPLDVTRHYYEVTGYPRLPARWALGPWIWRNENDDQAQVMDDLETIRDLDLATTGYWIDRPYATAVNTFDFEAAQFPDPETMIARAHALGMRMALWHTPYLDEKSDATRLLREEASAGGFWPEVSGLVLNDWGTVVDLTNPEAMAWWQSLIRRYTDLGIEGFKLDYGEDIVPGLNTARNEWRFADGSDERSMKNLYQRFYHQAYAEMLPSDGGFLLCRAGMYGDQVNGPIIWPGDLDADFSQHEDPIGDKGRLAVGGLPASVVAGLSLGPSGFPFYGADTGGYRHGPPDKETFTRWFEQTALSTVMQIGTATSNVAWEFSAATGFDEEMLGWYRTYTRLHLRLFPYLWSYATRLLEDGRPIQRALGLAHPELGVHPRDTYLLGDELLVAPVVTRGARSREVTLPAGRWFGWWDGAVHEGGKTITVEAPLGTLPLFLREGGIVPLLRPTIDTLAPTSEPGRVDSYATSAGLLYARMAVVRGSGRGTEGTSDEAGGADGSSATRSFRVFDGAELGQARDEEGLKLRWSPGAELKEGAVLEVMGVGAKPEGVTRGGVAVGEVADEAALEGVSEGWTFVGRAGGTLVVKMGPQATEMRVTGR